One Peterkaempfera bronchialis DNA window includes the following coding sequences:
- a CDS encoding ATP-dependent DNA helicase → MTNDSPPQSAGPDAAGETAAHAVPDADRARIRELLHAAVTAVGGVERPGQVRMAEAVADAVATGEHLLVQAGTGTGKSLAYLVPALAHGDRVVVATATLALQRQLVERDLPRTVEALHPVLRRRPLFAMLKGRSNYLCLHRANEGAPSDEGEGLFDPAEALGGPSSKLGKDILRLRDWAGETDTGDRDDLTPGVSDKAWAQLSVTSKECLGASRCPYGQDCFAEAARERAKLADVVVTNHALLAIDSIEGAPVLPEHELLIVDEAHELVSRVTGVATAELTATAVNRTVKRAAKLANEKAVDALQAAAENYHGLMEIAQPGRVEELPENLAYAVAAIRESCRAVITSLGEVRDKGVSDEDAVRKQALASAESLHDTADRLLEESPYDVVWIERSDRFGMGAASLRVAPLTVSGLLREKLYGERSVVLTSATLKLGGDFGGVAASVGLPPEGRLPDERAADEPERERGEDAPPVWRGLDVGSPFSYPKQGILYVARHLPPPGREPDRPQMLDELAELIGAAGGRTLGLFSSMRAAQAAAEALRERLENTILLQGEDTLGELIRAFASDAETCLFGTLSLWQGVDVPGSACQLVVMDRIPFPRPDDPLMSARQKAVEEGGGNGFMAVAATHAALLMAQGAGRLVRAADDRGVVAVLDPRLATARYGGFFRSSMPDFWYTTDRNQVRRSLAAINASAPAPRPVAKRK, encoded by the coding sequence ATGACGAACGACTCCCCTCCCCAGTCAGCGGGGCCCGACGCAGCGGGCGAGACAGCCGCCCACGCCGTGCCGGATGCCGACCGCGCCCGTATCCGGGAACTCCTCCACGCCGCCGTCACCGCCGTCGGCGGCGTGGAGCGGCCCGGTCAGGTCCGGATGGCCGAGGCCGTCGCCGACGCGGTGGCCACCGGCGAGCATCTGCTGGTCCAGGCCGGTACCGGCACCGGCAAGTCCCTCGCCTACCTGGTGCCCGCCCTCGCCCACGGCGACCGGGTCGTCGTGGCCACCGCCACCCTGGCCCTCCAGCGCCAGCTGGTCGAGCGCGACCTGCCGCGCACCGTGGAGGCGCTGCACCCGGTGCTGCGGCGCAGACCGCTCTTCGCGATGCTCAAGGGGCGGTCCAACTACCTCTGCCTGCACCGGGCCAACGAGGGTGCGCCCAGCGACGAGGGCGAGGGCCTCTTCGACCCGGCGGAGGCGCTGGGCGGCCCCAGCAGCAAGCTGGGCAAGGACATCCTGCGGCTGCGCGACTGGGCCGGTGAGACCGACACCGGCGACCGGGACGACCTCACCCCGGGCGTCTCCGACAAGGCGTGGGCGCAGCTGTCGGTGACCTCCAAGGAGTGCCTGGGCGCCTCCCGCTGCCCCTATGGCCAGGACTGCTTCGCCGAGGCGGCCCGAGAGCGGGCCAAGCTGGCCGATGTGGTGGTCACCAACCACGCGCTGCTGGCCATCGACTCCATCGAGGGCGCCCCGGTCCTCCCCGAGCATGAGCTGCTGATCGTGGACGAGGCCCATGAGCTGGTCTCCCGGGTCACCGGGGTGGCCACTGCGGAGCTCACCGCGACGGCGGTCAACCGCACGGTCAAGCGGGCCGCCAAGCTCGCCAATGAGAAGGCCGTGGACGCCCTCCAGGCCGCCGCCGAGAACTACCACGGCCTGATGGAGATCGCCCAGCCGGGCCGGGTCGAGGAGCTCCCGGAGAACCTCGCCTACGCGGTCGCGGCGATCCGGGAGTCCTGCCGGGCCGTGATCACCTCGCTGGGCGAGGTGCGCGACAAGGGCGTCTCGGACGAGGACGCGGTGCGCAAGCAGGCCCTGGCGTCCGCCGAGTCCCTGCATGACACCGCCGACCGGCTGCTGGAGGAGTCGCCGTACGACGTGGTCTGGATCGAGCGCAGCGACCGCTTCGGCATGGGCGCCGCCTCGCTGCGGGTCGCCCCGCTCACCGTCTCCGGGCTGCTGCGGGAGAAGCTCTACGGCGAGCGGTCGGTGGTGCTGACCTCGGCCACCCTCAAGCTGGGCGGCGACTTCGGCGGGGTGGCGGCGTCGGTCGGCCTGCCGCCGGAGGGTCGGCTGCCGGATGAGCGGGCGGCGGACGAGCCGGAGCGCGAGCGGGGTGAGGACGCCCCGCCGGTCTGGCGCGGGCTGGACGTCGGCTCCCCGTTCTCCTATCCCAAGCAGGGCATCCTCTATGTCGCCCGGCATCTGCCGCCGCCGGGCCGGGAGCCGGACCGCCCGCAGATGCTGGACGAGCTGGCGGAACTGATCGGTGCGGCCGGCGGCCGTACGCTGGGCCTCTTCTCCTCCATGCGGGCCGCCCAGGCGGCGGCGGAGGCGCTGCGGGAGCGGCTGGAGAACACCATCCTGCTCCAGGGGGAGGACACCCTGGGCGAGCTGATCCGGGCCTTTGCCTCGGATGCCGAGACCTGCCTCTTCGGCACCCTCTCGCTCTGGCAGGGGGTGGATGTGCCCGGTTCGGCGTGCCAGCTGGTGGTGATGGACCGCATTCCCTTCCCGCGCCCGGACGACCCGCTGATGAGCGCCCGGCAGAAGGCGGTCGAGGAGGGCGGCGGCAATGGCTTCATGGCGGTGGCGGCGACCCATGCGGCGCTGCTGATGGCGCAGGGCGCCGGGCGGCTGGTGCGGGCGGCCGACGACCGGGGTGTGGTCGCCGTTCTGGACCCGAGGCTGGCGACGGCGCGGTACGGGGGATTCTTCCGCTCCTCGATGCCGGATTTCTGGTACACCACGGATCGGAATCAGGTGCGCCGTTCCCTTGCGGCCATCAATGCCTCCGCGCCCGCTCCCCGGCCGGTGGCCAAGCGCAAATAG
- the lexA gene encoding transcriptional repressor LexA gives MTTAESSTVPVQERSQKSLEQSPEERRIAGPALVPDQPVEHAATQDAALHGGHDMPTRSLPGRPPGIRTDESGLTDRQRRVIEVIRDSVQRRGYPPSMREIGQAVGLSSTSSVAHQLMALERKGFLRRDPHRPRAYEVRGVEVARPNTADTAGRPSTSYVPLVGRIAAGGPILAEQTVEDVFPLPRQLVGDGELFALKVSGDSMIEAAICDGDWVTVRRQPVAENGDIVAAMIDGEATVKRLKREDGHIWLMPHNASYEPIPGDNATILGKVVAVLRRI, from the coding sequence GTGACCACCGCAGAAAGCAGCACCGTCCCGGTGCAGGAACGCTCCCAGAAATCCCTGGAGCAGAGCCCGGAAGAGCGCCGGATCGCCGGCCCGGCGCTCGTTCCCGACCAGCCCGTCGAACATGCGGCGACACAGGACGCGGCGCTGCACGGCGGCCACGACATGCCGACCCGGTCGCTTCCCGGCCGACCTCCCGGAATCCGCACCGACGAATCGGGGCTCACCGACCGTCAGCGCCGGGTGATCGAGGTGATCCGGGATTCGGTGCAGCGCCGGGGATACCCGCCGAGCATGCGGGAGATCGGCCAGGCGGTCGGCCTCTCCAGCACCTCCTCCGTCGCCCACCAGCTGATGGCGCTGGAGCGCAAGGGATTCCTGCGCCGCGACCCGCACCGGCCCCGCGCCTATGAGGTGCGCGGCGTCGAGGTCGCCCGGCCGAATACCGCGGACACCGCCGGTCGGCCCTCGACCTCCTATGTGCCGCTGGTCGGCCGGATCGCCGCAGGCGGCCCCATCCTGGCCGAGCAGACGGTGGAGGACGTCTTCCCGCTGCCCCGTCAGCTGGTCGGCGACGGCGAGCTGTTCGCGCTCAAGGTCAGCGGCGACTCGATGATCGAGGCGGCCATCTGCGACGGCGACTGGGTGACCGTGCGCCGCCAGCCGGTCGCGGAGAACGGCGACATCGTCGCCGCCATGATCGACGGCGAGGCCACCGTGAAGCGGCTCAAGCGGGAGGACGGCCATATCTGGCTGATGCCGCACAACGCCTCATATGAGCCCATTCCCGGCGACAATGCCACCATTCTCGGCAAGGTGGTCGCGGTGCTGCGCCGCATCTGA
- the nrdR gene encoding transcriptional regulator NrdR: MHCPFCRHSDSRVVDSRTTDDGTAIRRRRQCPDCNRRFTTVETATLMVIKRSGVTEPFSRDKVISGVRKACQGRPVTEDALALLGQRVEECVRSSGSAELSTHDVGLAILGPLQELDVVAYLRFASVYRAYDSLEDFEAAIAELRAERPPVAEEGTAVPAPAPAP, from the coding sequence ATGCACTGCCCCTTCTGCCGGCACTCCGACAGCCGTGTGGTCGACAGCCGCACCACCGATGACGGCACCGCCATCCGGCGGCGCCGCCAGTGCCCCGACTGCAACCGGCGCTTCACCACCGTGGAGACCGCCACCCTGATGGTGATCAAGCGCAGCGGCGTCACCGAGCCGTTCAGCCGCGACAAGGTCATCTCCGGGGTGCGCAAGGCGTGCCAGGGCCGCCCCGTCACCGAGGACGCCCTGGCGCTGCTCGGACAGCGGGTCGAGGAGTGCGTGCGCTCCAGCGGCAGCGCCGAGCTGTCCACCCACGACGTGGGACTGGCCATACTCGGCCCGCTGCAGGAGCTGGACGTCGTCGCCTACCTGAGGTTCGCCTCGGTGTACCGGGCGTACGACTCCCTTGAGGACTTCGAGGCCGCCATCGCCGAGTTGCGCGCCGAGCGGCCTCCCGTGGCGGAGGAGGGCACCGCTGTGCCCGCCCCCGCCCCCGCGCCCTGA
- a CDS encoding vitamin B12-dependent ribonucleotide reductase, translating to MTETTSGSARGSRSRNGGGKGGAKAGKGLRVERIYTTPGVHPYDEVTWERRDVVMTNWRDGSINFEQRGVEFPDSWSVNAVNIVTSKYFRGAVGTPQREWSLKQIIDRVVKTYRAAGEDHGYFASPADAEIFEHELTYALLHQVFSFNSPVWFNVGTAQPQQVSACFILAVDDSMESILDWYKEEGMIFKGGSGAGLNLSRIRSSKELLTSGGNASGPVSFMRGADASAGTIKSGGATRRAAKMVVLDVDHPDVEAFIDTKVKEEEKIRALRDAGFDMDLGGDDITSVQYQNANNSVRVSDEFMKAVEQGDAFGLRARLTGEVIETVDAKQLFRKMAEAAWACADPGIQYDSTINHWHTCPESGRINASNPCSEYMHLDNSSCNLASLNLMKFLRPDDTFDAATFAKVVELVITAMDISICFADFPTEKIGETTRAFRQLGIGYANLGALLMATGHAYDSEGGRALAGAISSLMTGTAYRRSAELAGIVGPYDGYARNAEPHQRVMRQHAEANTVARRMDDLDSPVWAAATEAWQDVLRIGGENGFRNAQASVLAPTGTIGLMMDCDTTGVEPDLALVKFKKLVGGGSMQIVNNTVPRALGRLGYHEEQVEAIVAHIAEHGNVLDAPGLKPEHYEVFDCAMGERTISPMGHVRMMSAIQPWISGAISKTVNMPESATVEEVEEIYFEAWKLGVKALAIYRDNCKVGQPLSAKGKSTEPKAAEQPAAAVEKVVEYRPVRKRLPKGRPGITTSFTVGGAEGYMTANSYPDDGLGEVFLKMSKQGSTLAGMMDAFSIAVSVGMQYGVPLETYVSKFTNMRFEPAGLTDDPDVRMAQSIVDYIFRRLALDFLPFETRSALGIHSADERQRHLETGSYEPADDEDLDVEGLAQSAPREHTRLAELPAAPQPAAQPTPVEVHSSTELVEAQQGLNADAPLCFSCGTKMRRAGSCYLCEGCGSTSGCS from the coding sequence GTGACCGAGACGACGAGCGGTTCCGCACGCGGCTCACGTTCCAGGAACGGTGGCGGCAAGGGCGGCGCGAAGGCCGGCAAGGGCCTGCGGGTGGAGCGCATCTACACGACCCCCGGGGTGCACCCGTACGACGAGGTGACCTGGGAGCGCCGCGATGTCGTCATGACCAACTGGCGCGACGGCTCGATCAACTTCGAGCAGCGTGGCGTCGAGTTCCCCGACTCCTGGTCCGTCAACGCGGTCAACATCGTCACCAGCAAGTACTTCCGCGGCGCGGTGGGCACCCCGCAGCGCGAGTGGAGCCTCAAGCAGATCATCGACCGGGTGGTGAAGACCTACCGCGCCGCAGGCGAGGACCACGGGTACTTCGCCTCGCCCGCCGACGCCGAGATCTTCGAGCACGAGCTGACCTACGCCCTCCTCCACCAGGTCTTCAGCTTCAACTCGCCGGTCTGGTTCAACGTCGGCACCGCCCAGCCGCAGCAGGTCAGCGCCTGCTTCATCCTGGCCGTCGACGACTCCATGGAGTCGATCCTCGACTGGTACAAGGAAGAGGGCATGATCTTCAAGGGCGGCTCCGGCGCCGGCCTGAACCTCTCCCGCATCCGCTCCAGCAAGGAGCTGCTCACCTCCGGCGGCAACGCCTCCGGCCCGGTCTCCTTCATGCGCGGCGCCGACGCCTCGGCCGGCACCATCAAGTCCGGCGGTGCCACCCGCCGCGCCGCCAAGATGGTCGTCCTGGACGTCGACCACCCGGATGTCGAGGCATTCATCGACACCAAGGTGAAGGAGGAGGAGAAGATCCGCGCGCTGCGCGACGCGGGCTTCGACATGGACCTCGGCGGTGACGACATCACCTCGGTCCAGTACCAGAACGCCAACAACTCCGTCCGCGTCTCGGACGAGTTCATGAAGGCCGTCGAGCAGGGCGACGCGTTCGGCCTGCGGGCCCGCCTCACCGGCGAGGTCATCGAGACCGTCGACGCCAAGCAGCTCTTCCGCAAGATGGCCGAGGCCGCCTGGGCCTGCGCCGACCCGGGCATCCAGTACGACTCCACCATCAACCACTGGCACACCTGCCCGGAGTCCGGCCGCATCAACGCGTCCAACCCGTGCAGCGAGTACATGCACCTGGACAACTCCTCGTGCAACCTCGCCTCGCTCAACCTGATGAAGTTCCTGCGCCCCGACGACACCTTCGACGCGGCGACCTTCGCCAAGGTGGTCGAGCTGGTCATCACGGCGATGGACATCTCCATCTGCTTCGCCGACTTCCCCACCGAGAAGATCGGCGAGACCACCCGCGCCTTCCGTCAGCTGGGCATCGGCTACGCCAACCTCGGCGCTCTGCTGATGGCCACCGGCCACGCCTATGACTCCGAGGGCGGTCGCGCGCTGGCCGGCGCCATCTCCTCGCTGATGACCGGCACCGCCTACCGCCGCTCCGCCGAGCTGGCCGGGATCGTCGGCCCGTACGACGGCTACGCCCGCAACGCCGAGCCGCATCAGCGGGTGATGCGCCAGCACGCCGAGGCCAACACCGTCGCCCGCCGGATGGACGACCTGGACAGCCCGGTCTGGGCCGCTGCCACCGAGGCGTGGCAGGACGTGCTGCGGATCGGCGGCGAGAACGGCTTCCGCAACGCCCAGGCCTCGGTGCTCGCCCCCACCGGCACCATCGGCCTGATGATGGACTGCGACACCACCGGCGTCGAGCCCGACCTGGCCCTGGTCAAGTTCAAGAAGCTGGTCGGCGGCGGCTCGATGCAGATCGTGAACAACACGGTCCCGCGTGCCCTGGGCCGCCTCGGCTACCACGAGGAGCAGGTCGAGGCGATCGTCGCGCACATCGCCGAGCACGGCAACGTGCTCGACGCCCCCGGCCTCAAGCCGGAGCACTACGAGGTCTTCGACTGCGCCATGGGCGAGCGGACCATCTCCCCGATGGGCCATGTGCGGATGATGTCGGCCATCCAGCCCTGGATCTCCGGCGCCATCAGCAAGACCGTGAACATGCCCGAGAGCGCCACCGTCGAAGAGGTCGAGGAGATCTACTTCGAGGCGTGGAAGCTCGGCGTCAAGGCGCTCGCCATCTACCGCGACAACTGCAAGGTCGGCCAGCCGCTCTCCGCCAAGGGCAAGAGCACCGAGCCCAAGGCCGCCGAGCAGCCCGCCGCCGCGGTCGAGAAGGTCGTCGAGTACCGCCCGGTCCGCAAGCGCCTCCCCAAGGGCCGCCCGGGGATCACCACCTCCTTCACGGTGGGCGGCGCCGAGGGCTACATGACCGCCAACTCCTACCCGGACGACGGCCTCGGCGAGGTCTTCCTCAAGATGTCCAAGCAGGGCTCGACCCTCGCGGGCATGATGGACGCCTTCTCCATCGCCGTCTCGGTCGGCATGCAGTACGGGGTGCCGCTGGAGACCTATGTCTCCAAGTTCACCAATATGCGGTTCGAGCCGGCCGGGCTGACCGACGACCCGGACGTGCGGATGGCGCAGTCGATCGTCGACTACATCTTCCGCCGCCTGGCGCTGGACTTCCTGCCCTTCGAGACCCGCTCCGCACTCGGCATCCACTCCGCCGACGAGCGCCAGCGCCACCTGGAGACCGGCTCCTACGAGCCGGCCGACGACGAGGACCTGGACGTCGAGGGCCTGGCCCAGTCCGCCCCCCGCGAACACACCAGGCTCGCCGAGCTGCCCGCCGCCCCCCAGCCGGCCGCCCAGCCCACCCCGGTCGAGGTCCACTCCTCCACCGAGCTGGTCGAGGCCCAGCAGGGCCTCAACGCCGACGCGCCGCTCTGCTTCTCCTGCGGCACCAAGATGCGCCGCGCCGGCAGCTGCTACCTCTGCGAGGGCTGCGGCTCCACCAGCGGCTGCAGCTGA
- a CDS encoding Ig-like domain-containing protein — protein MGRTKRLAAVMAAVLAMVTGGAVGAGQGAAAADTAETAVLGGTAPGAQQDTGDANYMNATRYVTGAAGGTVTSMSVYVGAVSPAPNNQFQVAVYGDNANAPGSLIAKSATGTLTANRWNTVALSAPLRANTAYWLAYNTNATGSSTNNLTYGSGGRSAYGVGGTAFGSWPSSFGTAAYQSVSFAIHATYTVDTAPPADPGPGSGSGGPVLVIASAANAYSRYYAEILTAEGVPYFKVLDISQVTASTLAGYDVAILGEMPLTSAQSAMLGDWTTGGGRLIAMRPDKKLAPLLGLSDSGAVRSDAYLKINTASGPGAGITADTMQYHGAADRYALNGATAVATLYSDATTATSDPAVTLRAVGSSGGQAAAFTYDLAKSVVQTRQGNIAWAGQQRDSTDAYEASEMFFGTGGDPDWNNLDKAIIPIADEQQRLLVNLITQLDRSRKPLPRFWYFPRDAKAVVIMTGDDHGVGGTAGRWDGYVAQSPPGCDVAAWECIRGSSYLYTGGPMTADQAKAYSDQGFEVGVHITTDCRPWGSAGLAGVYQSQLGPWKAKYANLPTPSSSRTHCVEWDDWATQPKVKNANGIRLDADYYYYPASFTKNRPGFFNGTGEIMRFADQDGSIIDTYQATTQMTDESGQTYPYTVDTLLDAAYGSRGYYAALTANIHTDYAASAASDAIVAAAKARGVPVVSGRQMLTWLDTRNNSTFTDLAWQGNKLTFAVAGGANGLRGMVPVSSTGGSLAGISYGGSGIPYRIETVKGVPYAFFDAKVGSYMATYGQDTTPPTVTATVPADGAQDVALTSAVRVGFSEPVDPATVTGANVALRSAAGTSVPATVTLDSAANAAVLTPSQQLAANTAYTLTVQQIKDTAGNVLAAPYRSTFTTGGVPLQTLGNTQPGSLLDDGNANHMNGSRITTGSAAAALKSMSVYVGSVSAAPNDKYQLAVYTDSGGSPGTLVAATATGTLTANSWNTLPITATLSPGTGYWLMYNTNGTDGLSNNMRYSAGSTGQGAYSAGGVPFGSWPSSFGTSVKDPVAYSLYASY, from the coding sequence GTGGGACGCACGAAGAGGCTGGCCGCTGTGATGGCGGCCGTGCTGGCGATGGTGACCGGTGGTGCGGTGGGGGCCGGGCAGGGCGCGGCGGCGGCCGACACGGCCGAGACGGCGGTGCTGGGCGGTACGGCCCCCGGGGCGCAGCAGGACACCGGCGACGCCAACTACATGAACGCGACCCGCTATGTCACCGGGGCCGCAGGCGGCACCGTGACCAGCATGAGCGTGTACGTCGGCGCGGTGAGCCCCGCGCCGAACAACCAGTTCCAGGTCGCGGTCTACGGCGACAACGCCAACGCCCCGGGATCGCTCATCGCCAAGAGCGCCACCGGCACACTCACCGCCAACCGCTGGAACACCGTGGCGCTCTCCGCGCCGCTGCGCGCCAACACCGCGTACTGGCTGGCGTACAACACCAATGCGACCGGCTCGTCCACCAACAACCTCACCTATGGCAGCGGTGGCCGCAGTGCCTACGGCGTCGGCGGGACGGCCTTCGGCTCCTGGCCGAGCAGCTTCGGCACGGCGGCGTACCAGTCGGTGTCCTTCGCCATCCACGCCACCTACACCGTGGACACCGCCCCGCCCGCCGACCCGGGGCCGGGGTCGGGCAGCGGGGGGCCGGTGCTGGTGATCGCCAGCGCGGCCAACGCCTACTCGCGCTACTACGCGGAGATCCTCACCGCCGAGGGCGTCCCGTACTTCAAGGTGCTGGACATCTCGCAGGTGACCGCCTCGACCCTGGCCGGGTATGACGTCGCCATCCTCGGTGAGATGCCGCTGACCTCGGCGCAGTCCGCCATGCTCGGCGACTGGACCACCGGCGGCGGCAGGCTGATCGCGATGCGGCCCGACAAGAAGCTGGCCCCGCTGCTGGGGCTCAGCGACTCCGGCGCGGTGCGCTCCGACGCCTATCTGAAGATCAATACCGCTTCGGGGCCGGGCGCGGGCATCACCGCCGACACCATGCAGTACCACGGCGCGGCCGACCGCTATGCGCTGAACGGCGCGACCGCCGTGGCGACCCTCTACAGCGACGCCACCACGGCGACCTCCGACCCGGCGGTGACGCTGCGCGCCGTCGGCTCCTCGGGCGGGCAGGCGGCGGCGTTCACCTACGACCTGGCCAAGTCGGTGGTGCAGACCCGGCAGGGCAACATCGCCTGGGCCGGTCAGCAGCGCGACTCCACCGACGCCTACGAGGCCAGCGAGATGTTCTTCGGCACCGGGGGCGACCCCGACTGGAACAACCTCGACAAGGCCATCATCCCGATCGCCGACGAGCAGCAGCGGCTGCTGGTCAACCTGATCACGCAGCTGGACCGGTCGAGGAAGCCGCTGCCGCGCTTCTGGTACTTCCCGCGCGACGCCAAGGCCGTGGTCATCATGACCGGTGACGACCACGGCGTCGGCGGCACGGCCGGCCGCTGGGACGGCTATGTCGCGCAGAGCCCGCCCGGCTGCGATGTGGCCGCCTGGGAGTGCATCCGGGGGTCGTCGTACCTCTACACCGGCGGCCCGATGACCGCCGACCAGGCCAAGGCGTACTCCGACCAGGGCTTCGAGGTGGGGGTGCATATCACCACCGACTGCCGGCCCTGGGGCAGCGCGGGCCTGGCCGGCGTGTACCAGAGCCAGCTGGGCCCCTGGAAGGCCAAGTACGCCAACCTGCCGACCCCGTCCAGCAGCCGCACCCACTGCGTGGAGTGGGACGACTGGGCCACCCAGCCCAAGGTGAAGAACGCCAATGGCATCCGGCTGGACGCGGACTACTACTACTATCCGGCGTCCTTCACCAAGAACCGCCCCGGGTTCTTCAATGGCACCGGTGAGATCATGCGCTTTGCCGACCAGGACGGCAGCATCATCGACACCTACCAGGCCACCACGCAGATGACCGACGAGTCGGGCCAGACCTACCCGTACACCGTCGACACGCTGCTGGACGCCGCCTACGGTTCCCGGGGCTACTACGCGGCGCTCACCGCGAACATCCACACCGACTACGCGGCCTCCGCCGCCTCCGACGCCATCGTCGCGGCGGCCAAGGCGCGCGGCGTACCGGTGGTCTCCGGCCGCCAGATGCTCACCTGGCTGGACACCCGCAACAACTCGACCTTCACCGACCTGGCCTGGCAGGGCAACAAGCTGACCTTCGCCGTGGCGGGCGGCGCCAATGGGCTGCGCGGCATGGTGCCGGTCTCCTCCACCGGCGGCAGCCTGGCCGGGATCAGCTACGGCGGCAGCGGCATCCCCTACCGCATCGAGACGGTCAAGGGCGTGCCGTACGCCTTCTTCGACGCCAAGGTCGGCTCCTACATGGCGACCTACGGCCAGGACACCACCCCGCCGACGGTGACCGCCACGGTGCCGGCCGACGGCGCCCAGGACGTGGCGCTGACCAGTGCCGTCCGGGTCGGCTTCAGCGAGCCGGTCGACCCCGCCACCGTCACCGGCGCCAATGTCGCCCTGCGCAGCGCGGCGGGGACCTCGGTGCCCGCCACGGTCACCCTGGACAGCGCCGCCAACGCGGCGGTGCTCACCCCCTCCCAGCAACTGGCGGCCAACACCGCCTACACCCTGACGGTCCAGCAGATCAAGGACACCGCGGGGAACGTCCTGGCCGCGCCCTACCGCTCCACCTTCACCACCGGCGGGGTGCCCTTGCAGACCCTGGGCAACACCCAGCCGGGCAGCCTGCTGGACGACGGCAATGCCAACCATATGAACGGCAGCCGGATCACCACCGGCTCGGCTGCGGCGGCCCTCAAGTCGATGTCGGTCTATGTCGGCAGCGTCAGCGCCGCGCCCAACGACAAGTACCAGCTGGCGGTCTACACCGACAGCGGCGGGTCGCCCGGCACCCTGGTCGCCGCGACCGCCACCGGTACCCTCACCGCCAACTCCTGGAACACCCTGCCGATCACCGCCACGCTCAGCCCCGGCACCGGCTACTGGCTGATGTACAACACCAATGGCACCGACGGCCTCTCCAACAACATGCGCTACAGCGCGGGCAGCACCGGCCAGGGCGCCTACAGCGCAGGCGGAGTGCCCTTCGGCAGTTGGCCGTCCAGCTTCGGCACCTCCGTGAAGGACCCGGTGGCCTACTCCCTCTACGCCTCCTACTGA
- a CDS encoding MFS transporter: MAVSDILTKHSPSQARKGQRPGLTLTVIAATQLMVVLDATIVNIALPHIQDALHFTTTDLSWVINAYTLTFGGLLLLGGRIGDILGRRRVFVAGVLLFGFASLLGGFAQDSTMLLIARALQGMGGAICSPTAFALIATNFKEGPERNRAFGVFSAVAGSGAAIGLLAGGLLTEYLNWRWVLFVNVPIAVAIALAAPLYINESERHPGRFDLTGALTSTLGLVSLVYGFIRAASDGWSDTWSVTAFLAAAVLLALFVVTERRTAQPITPLRMFADRNRSGSYVMMLCLSAAMFGIFFYVTLFVQRTLGYSPLKAGVAFLPISACIIVAAQISSRFQARTGPKPFMAGGALLVTAGLLWLTRTTASSGYPEGVLGPTMIFGAGMGCIFVPMMLIAVSGVSARETGAASGLLNATQQIGGALGLSILTTVFGTAAKEEFKIQLPSFMAHASPAQKAEFAQTQQMPGSWGNEVLAHGMSQAFVVGASLAVVALVTALVVIKPKGSPLPSEPVAGALH; encoded by the coding sequence GTGGCTGTCTCGGACATCCTTACCAAGCACTCCCCATCCCAGGCCCGGAAGGGCCAGCGCCCGGGGCTCACCCTCACGGTCATCGCCGCCACCCAGCTCATGGTGGTGCTCGACGCGACGATCGTGAACATCGCACTGCCGCACATCCAGGACGCGCTGCACTTCACCACCACCGACCTCTCCTGGGTCATCAACGCCTACACCCTGACCTTCGGCGGCCTGCTGCTGCTGGGCGGCCGGATCGGCGACATCCTGGGCCGCCGCCGGGTCTTCGTGGCCGGTGTGCTGCTCTTCGGCTTCGCCTCGCTGCTCGGCGGGTTCGCGCAGGACTCCACCATGCTGCTGATCGCCCGAGCGCTCCAGGGCATGGGCGGCGCCATCTGCTCCCCCACCGCCTTTGCGCTGATCGCGACCAACTTCAAGGAGGGTCCCGAGCGCAACCGCGCCTTCGGCGTCTTCTCCGCCGTCGCTGGTTCCGGCGCCGCCATCGGCCTGCTGGCCGGTGGTCTGCTCACCGAGTACCTCAACTGGCGCTGGGTGCTGTTCGTCAACGTCCCGATCGCCGTCGCCATCGCGCTGGCCGCACCGCTGTACATCAATGAGTCCGAGCGCCACCCCGGCCGCTTCGACCTGACCGGTGCGCTGACCTCCACGCTGGGCCTGGTCTCCCTGGTCTACGGCTTCATCCGGGCCGCCTCGGACGGCTGGAGCGACACCTGGTCGGTGACCGCCTTCCTGGCCGCCGCCGTGCTGCTGGCCCTCTTCGTGGTCACCGAGCGGCGCACCGCGCAGCCCATCACCCCGCTGCGGATGTTCGCCGACCGCAACCGCAGCGGCAGCTATGTGATGATGCTCTGCCTGTCGGCGGCGATGTTCGGGATCTTCTTCTATGTCACCCTCTTCGTCCAGCGGACGCTGGGATACAGCCCGCTCAAGGCGGGCGTGGCGTTCCTGCCGATCAGTGCCTGCATCATCGTGGCGGCGCAGATCTCCTCCCGCTTCCAGGCGAGGACCGGCCCCAAGCCCTTTATGGCGGGCGGCGCGCTGCTGGTCACGGCCGGGCTGCTCTGGCTGACCCGGACCACCGCGAGCAGCGGCTATCCGGAGGGTGTGCTCGGCCCCACCATGATCTTCGGCGCGGGCATGGGCTGCATCTTCGTCCCGATGATGCTGATAGCCGTCTCCGGGGTCTCCGCACGGGAGACCGGAGCTGCCTCCGGTCTGCTCAATGCGACCCAGCAGATCGGCGGTGCGCTGGGCCTGTCCATCCTGACCACGGTCTTCGGCACTGCGGCAAAGGAGGAGTTCAAGATCCAGCTGCCGTCCTTCATGGCACATGCCTCCCCGGCGCAGAAGGCCGAGTTCGCCCAGACCCAGCAGATGCCCGGCAGCTGGGGCAATGAGGTGCTGGCGCACGGCATGTCGCAGGCGTTCGTGGTCGGAGCCTCCCTGGCGGTGGTGGCGCTGGTGACGGCGCTCGTGGTGATCAAGCCCAAGGGATCACCCCTGCCGTCGGAGCCCGTGGCCGGCGCCCTGCACTGA